The following are encoded in a window of Bacteroidia bacterium genomic DNA:
- a CDS encoding PKD domain-containing protein gives MIKRYKINGIRALVVGGIAGLVSLMPSQVKAALSSGTAYTIDAGQAASATNYHNFQSFFNDIYIGSRTDGGPAQGPGVSGAGDIEVNVAPGATFTEQVTVYQHASLSASRRVVIKGNKATLTYNATNSSIRHTIWMNGADYYTFEDLSIIGTNANYAYVVRLSGQANYNIFRNCTIAAPNYNYANITSGSPTSSWSNTTMSSALVAFTSSANNLPSTNSEINGLGNLFENNILTGPPDGSSLVGPTYGIFELGSTSSAAGENEYIGNQIKNISACGYLSTYNSGGKFNNNIITRNLTSNFQGVISRTYFYGMHYYRPYLSIFPAKDIEIMGNEVKEIGKILQNNAYQFYGISIVYANGNSSSSNQGYGGSNVFRVEGNYIHDNAAGSSYTTSAYMYQFYIYYSQAVLMVNNIFANNHAFSNYSSPSSRYSYNYSYWMYNTGEIVNNTFYRKLDYNNQLYGSVDYLYFYGSTYSYTNPSQPYKEQNNLFNNIVFYDITGTTGYNNNYVPNLYYWSSVKNNSFYQNLKQANYNAQIYYAYYVGGSLGSPYNLITVKDLNNMNKCADNIWADPKFVDPDNGNFIPTNPELKSAGMNYTSTAYPSGITTDINGDSRNPLKPSIGAIEPYFEFSISGDFNGGVYNICGGDKAPLSGSVKSALTFNFPGGKVGYKLNNKPIQYFDLPTISAGGTENFDFGLVDFSGAPKNSVLKVFISHPDDNHANDTLTFNINVERGAYGGVVTMNPSTKGYAPKPEEGRDYWVTIPDDVIKLDISAPTEFTNAEYGVKYSVTGEAHSMSGVLLPASTSTYSHNVVTGGTWSINPPEAYVDSFIEVSLKLHNMLSGCDSIVKRTVFVSAFGKPDFKDPQACMGTQVEFENLSNVHSGYLTYEWDFGNGQTSTNTNGKTVYPTAGTYQVTLKTTTSEWKFVKSITKTITIAEGPVANFTVDSKCFGAPVTLTNTTTSNVGVPNYTWDFGDGQSSNVANPTVNYAVQGMYDIVLTAEKNGCSTTATQTVSMFAQPVAGFNLSSGSCANAPFEFNNTSTVSQGKIGYLWSLGEDNNKSTQKHANYMYKTAGTKTVKLVVSSALGCSDSITKTVTVVPGPTGDFTVTGECQDGDVLFASIDPNLSGTTYNWTIDGQSASGVSTVTKQFSTIGTRTASLTTSYLNGCAQTVAKSFVIKPTPKVDFVTGGTICSNNEVIIENKTKWSDGNVTYTWDLGDGNTSVKQHPTHTYSNAGNINVKLTANIVNGCSDEITKTLTVNPAPNRCQFVIDFDGSKGLRAYNFEPTDGNNTGAESGVTYTWYFGTGASNQASKGEYVYSHDGQYTVTMRAKTASGCECESTQTLTIDRTSVNDVVGNIGFNVYPNPSTGVFTIAIAEPAQNGTIEVFDVIGNKLANYTYAEMMSMNWTIDLSSESNGIYLIRYSSANQTITKKIKLVK, from the coding sequence ATGATAAAACGTTACAAAATCAATGGAATTCGAGCATTAGTAGTGGGAGGGATTGCCGGTCTTGTTTCTCTAATGCCATCTCAAGTTAAGGCGGCACTCAGTTCCGGTACTGCATATACAATTGATGCGGGTCAGGCAGCCAGTGCTACAAACTATCACAACTTTCAATCATTCTTTAATGATATCTATATTGGCTCGAGGACTGATGGTGGTCCGGCACAAGGTCCCGGAGTAAGCGGAGCAGGCGATATAGAAGTGAATGTTGCACCCGGAGCTACTTTTACCGAGCAAGTTACTGTTTACCAACACGCATCTTTATCAGCCAGCAGAAGGGTTGTTATTAAAGGGAATAAGGCAACATTGACCTACAATGCTACCAATAGTTCAATTCGTCATACAATTTGGATGAACGGAGCAGATTATTACACCTTTGAAGACCTAAGTATTATTGGTACCAATGCAAACTATGCTTATGTGGTAAGACTGTCAGGTCAGGCAAATTATAATATTTTCAGGAACTGCACCATTGCAGCACCGAATTATAATTATGCGAATATTACTTCCGGTAGTCCGACTAGTAGCTGGTCAAACACAACAATGAGTAGTGCTTTGGTTGCGTTCACGAGTTCTGCAAATAACTTACCCTCAACAAACAGTGAAATCAATGGACTAGGCAATCTTTTTGAGAATAATATATTAACCGGTCCTCCGGATGGTTCCAGTTTGGTAGGTCCTACCTATGGTATTTTTGAGTTAGGAAGTACCTCAAGTGCAGCCGGAGAGAATGAATACATTGGAAACCAAATAAAGAATATCAGTGCGTGCGGTTATCTTTCAACGTATAATAGTGGGGGTAAATTCAATAATAATATTATTACACGTAACCTCACTTCTAATTTTCAGGGTGTAATAAGTAGAACTTATTTTTATGGCATGCACTACTATCGTCCGTATCTTTCAATATTTCCTGCTAAGGATATTGAAATAATGGGAAATGAAGTCAAAGAGATAGGTAAAATTCTACAAAACAATGCATACCAGTTTTATGGAATTAGTATAGTGTATGCAAATGGCAATAGTTCCTCCTCAAATCAGGGATATGGTGGTAGTAATGTGTTTAGAGTGGAGGGTAACTACATCCATGATAATGCTGCCGGGTCTTCATACACAACGAGTGCATATATGTATCAGTTCTATATATACTATTCACAAGCTGTGTTGATGGTGAACAATATTTTTGCAAATAACCATGCCTTCTCAAATTATAGTTCACCAAGCAGCAGATATAGTTATAACTATAGTTATTGGATGTATAATACCGGTGAAATTGTCAATAATACTTTTTACAGGAAACTTGATTATAATAATCAGTTATATGGCAGTGTTGACTATTTGTATTTTTATGGTAGTACCTATAGTTATACAAATCCCAGCCAGCCGTATAAAGAGCAAAATAATTTGTTCAACAATATTGTATTCTATGACATAACAGGCACAACCGGTTATAATAACAATTATGTACCGAATTTGTATTATTGGTCAAGTGTAAAGAATAATTCATTTTATCAGAATTTAAAGCAAGCAAACTATAATGCACAGATTTATTATGCATATTATGTTGGCGGGTCATTAGGCAGCCCATATAATTTGATTACTGTAAAGGACCTAAACAATATGAATAAATGTGCAGACAATATCTGGGCAGATCCCAAGTTTGTAGATCCTGATAATGGCAATTTTATTCCTACTAATCCCGAGCTCAAATCTGCCGGGATGAACTACACCTCTACGGCATATCCAAGTGGAATTACCACAGATATAAACGGAGACAGCCGTAATCCGCTAAAGCCATCCATAGGAGCAATAGAGCCCTATTTTGAGTTTTCTATCAGCGGAGACTTTAATGGCGGGGTGTATAATATATGTGGAGGAGATAAAGCACCATTGTCCGGTTCTGTAAAAAGTGCATTGACATTTAACTTCCCCGGTGGTAAAGTGGGCTATAAGTTAAACAATAAACCCATTCAGTATTTTGATTTGCCAACTATTTCAGCCGGAGGCACAGAGAATTTTGATTTTGGTTTAGTTGATTTTTCAGGAGCACCTAAAAATTCGGTTCTTAAGGTATTTATTTCTCATCCTGATGACAACCATGCGAACGACACATTGACATTTAATATTAATGTAGAGCGAGGAGCGTATGGAGGTGTAGTAACTATGAATCCTTCAACAAAAGGATATGCACCCAAGCCGGAAGAAGGCAGAGATTATTGGGTAACCATACCTGATGATGTAATCAAGTTGGATATCAGTGCACCAACAGAGTTTACCAATGCAGAATATGGTGTTAAGTATTCAGTAACAGGAGAAGCACATTCCATGTCAGGAGTTTTGTTACCTGCAAGCACATCCACATATAGCCATAATGTAGTAACCGGAGGTACTTGGTCAATCAATCCTCCAGAGGCTTATGTAGATAGTTTCATAGAAGTTTCTTTAAAACTTCACAATATGCTGTCAGGATGCGATTCAATCGTAAAACGTACAGTATTTGTGTCTGCATTTGGCAAACCTGATTTTAAGGATCCACAAGCATGTATGGGAACTCAAGTAGAATTTGAGAATTTATCAAATGTTCACAGCGGCTATTTAACCTATGAGTGGGATTTTGGCAATGGACAAACCAGTACCAATACAAACGGAAAAACAGTATATCCGACAGCCGGTACTTACCAAGTAACATTAAAGACAACCACATCTGAGTGGAAGTTTGTAAAGAGTATTACCAAAACGATAACCATCGCAGAAGGACCCGTTGCTAATTTTACAGTAGATAGCAAATGTTTTGGAGCTCCTGTAACTCTTACCAATACGACTACCAGTAATGTAGGCGTTCCGAATTACACATGGGATTTTGGGGATGGACAAAGCAGCAATGTTGCCAATCCTACTGTGAATTATGCCGTACAAGGAATGTATGATATTGTATTAACAGCAGAAAAGAACGGATGTTCCACCACAGCAACACAGACAGTATCGATGTTTGCGCAACCTGTAGCAGGGTTTAACCTGAGCAGCGGCAGTTGTGCAAATGCACCATTTGAATTTAACAATACTTCTACCGTGAGCCAAGGAAAGATAGGATATTTGTGGAGTTTAGGCGAAGACAATAATAAGTCCACCCAAAAACACGCAAACTACATGTACAAAACCGCAGGCACCAAAACAGTTAAGTTAGTAGTGTCATCTGCATTGGGTTGTAGCGATTCCATCACAAAGACAGTTACCGTAGTACCCGGTCCAACCGGAGATTTTACAGTAACCGGAGAATGTCAAGATGGAGATGTATTATTTGCATCCATAGATCCAAACCTAAGCGGAACAACATACAATTGGACAATTGACGGACAATCCGCAAGTGGAGTAAGTACTGTTACCAAACAGTTTAGCACAATTGGAACTCGCACAGCATCGCTTACTACAAGTTATCTTAACGGATGTGCTCAAACAGTAGCTAAAAGCTTCGTGATTAAACCAACACCAAAAGTTGATTTTGTAACCGGAGGTACTATTTGTTCAAATAACGAAGTAATTATTGAAAATAAAACAAAATGGTCTGACGGAAATGTAACATATACTTGGGACTTAGGTGATGGAAACACCTCTGTAAAACAACATCCTACACATACTTATTCAAATGCAGGAAATATTAATGTGAAATTAACTGCTAATATTGTTAATGGCTGTTCTGATGAAATTACCAAAACCCTTACAGTGAATCCTGCCCCAAATAGATGTCAGTTTGTAATAGATTTTGATGGTTCTAAGGGATTAAGAGCATATAATTTCGAGCCAACAGATGGAAATAATACAGGAGCAGAATCAGGGGTAACATATACTTGGTATTTTGGAACAGGAGCTAGTAATCAAGCCTCAAAGGGTGAATATGTTTATTCACATGATGGTCAGTACACTGTAACGATGAGAGCTAAAACAGCATCCGGTTGCGAATGTGAATCAACACAAACGCTGACCATAGATAGAACAAGCGTTAATGATGTTGTTGGAAACATAGGGTTCAATGTATATCCTAATCCAAGTACAGGTGTATTTACTATTGCAATTGCAGAACCTGCACAGAATGGAACAATTGAGGTATTTGATGTAATTGGAAATAAATTAGCAAATTACACTTATGCTGAAATGATGTCCATGAATTGGACTATTGATTTGTCTTCAGAAAGCAATGGAATCTATTTAATCAGATATTCTTCTGCAAACCAAACTATCACTAAAAAAATTAAGTTAGTAAAATAA
- a CDS encoding T9SS type A sorting domain-containing protein, protein MNKLSFKSACLFFVLGFFGSAHAQDFSILKNSIRFWVGSGTDSGAVVVTFPGEGFSDSSFIWGVLFNDSISGGDMLQAIEMEDVNFDFKNLGGFLDSVNYNNHSGYNAVNNFWWNTFSLNNGNWEFNSGLTAFMHQEGVYGISYTDSDTSTWMPNRLPTLNPVPALNPQIISVADFDNNQWRWFGEGNSKAIMVIDFAPNLEGKSFAFGVQFDDTTTGLELLQKIAFEDSTFQFNASGFLNDIYFHSDSGIGGAPNYWGTWSATNYGNWISNMGISTVVKDGDFFACTYTDFNPALRPSYPQVIQAPQTGNTSIVETEKTGVQVYPNPFNSQFTIELEGSENASITIFTIEGKEMVNTQFAASTTISTSDWNAGIYIGRIESKSRVMIIRIIKE, encoded by the coding sequence ATGAACAAGTTAAGTTTTAAATCAGCATGCCTATTTTTTGTATTAGGCTTTTTTGGAAGTGCTCATGCACAAGATTTTTCAATTTTAAAAAATTCAATTAGGTTTTGGGTTGGTAGTGGAACTGATTCGGGCGCGGTTGTAGTAACTTTCCCCGGTGAAGGTTTTTCTGACTCAAGCTTCATTTGGGGAGTGTTGTTTAATGATTCAATTTCAGGTGGTGATATGCTCCAGGCTATTGAAATGGAAGATGTTAATTTTGATTTCAAAAATCTTGGCGGATTTCTTGATTCGGTAAATTATAATAATCATTCAGGATATAATGCGGTAAATAATTTTTGGTGGAATACATTTAGTTTGAATAATGGAAACTGGGAGTTTAATTCAGGGTTGACTGCATTTATGCATCAAGAAGGAGTTTATGGAATTTCTTATACCGATTCTGATACAAGCACATGGATGCCAAATAGGTTGCCTACATTAAATCCAGTGCCTGCATTAAATCCTCAAATTATTAGTGTTGCAGATTTTGACAACAACCAATGGAGATGGTTTGGTGAGGGTAACAGCAAAGCAATTATGGTTATTGACTTTGCTCCAAATCTTGAAGGAAAGTCTTTTGCTTTTGGAGTGCAATTTGATGATACTACAACAGGTTTGGAATTACTTCAGAAAATTGCATTTGAAGATTCCACTTTTCAATTTAATGCTTCAGGTTTTTTAAATGATATTTATTTTCATTCAGATTCCGGAATTGGAGGAGCTCCAAATTATTGGGGTACATGGTCTGCGACTAACTATGGCAATTGGATTAGTAATATGGGAATATCCACAGTAGTCAAAGACGGAGACTTTTTTGCTTGTACTTATACAGATTTTAATCCAGCTTTAAGACCTTCATACCCTCAGGTAATTCAAGCACCTCAAACAGGCAATACTTCAATAGTAGAAACAGAAAAGACTGGTGTACAAGTGTACCCGAATCCTTTTAATTCACAGTTCACTATTGAGTTGGAAGGCAGTGAGAATGCTTCAATTACTATTTTTACAATTGAAGGTAAAGAAATGGTAAATACTCAATTTGCTGCTTCAACAACAATTTCAACTTCTGATTGGAATGCGGGTATTTATATTGGAAGGATTGAGAGTAAAAGCAGGGTCATGATTATCAGAATCATCAAAGAGTAA
- a CDS encoding T9SS type A sorting domain-containing protein, with amino-acid sequence MLKLILPKLFVLTVLAFVYCNAGAQFDPAAGVAGSKALHADSTIFVSWVNSCEVERGKLNIADTSNALASYGDEVNANGKSDGAVVSLGDGGIATLYFSPAIVNGPGADFAVFENSFSDTYLELAFVEVSSDGEHFVRFPAVSNTDTSAQVNSFGNIDPTKIYNLAGKYRVFYGTPFDLEELKDSQGLDINKITHVRVVDVIGTIDSNFCTRDSRSIKVNDPYPTAFESGGFDLDAVGVIYNENTYTGINVVSEPYITFPSIMLPNTQIELNFKESLQFQVYDASGKTILTQERYSNSIVVQFEKMGVYIIRWRAKSGIVGTQKVIVKK; translated from the coding sequence ATGTTAAAGTTGATATTGCCAAAGTTGTTTGTACTTACTGTCCTAGCGTTTGTTTATTGCAATGCAGGTGCACAGTTTGATCCTGCTGCGGGAGTTGCAGGAAGTAAAGCCTTACACGCTGATTCGACAATCTTTGTCTCTTGGGTAAACAGTTGTGAAGTCGAGAGAGGGAAGTTGAATATTGCAGACACATCTAATGCCCTTGCTTCTTATGGAGATGAAGTGAATGCAAACGGCAAGTCTGATGGTGCTGTTGTAAGTTTGGGAGATGGAGGTATTGCTACCTTATATTTCTCTCCTGCAATAGTGAATGGACCCGGAGCAGATTTTGCAGTTTTTGAAAATTCATTTTCAGATACTTATCTTGAATTAGCATTTGTTGAGGTCAGTTCTGATGGAGAGCACTTTGTGAGGTTTCCTGCTGTCTCTAATACTGATACATCAGCACAGGTAAACAGTTTTGGCAATATTGATCCAACCAAAATATATAATCTAGCAGGTAAGTACAGAGTGTTTTATGGAACCCCCTTTGACTTAGAAGAACTAAAGGACTCTCAGGGTTTAGACATCAACAAAATTACACATGTACGAGTGGTTGATGTTATTGGCACAATTGACTCAAACTTTTGCACAAGAGATAGCAGAAGCATTAAGGTTAATGATCCTTATCCTACAGCATTTGAATCAGGAGGGTTTGACTTAGATGCAGTTGGTGTGATTTATAATGAGAATACCTATACCGGTATAAATGTGGTCTCTGAGCCTTATATTACTTTTCCAAGTATAATGTTACCTAACACACAAATTGAGTTAAATTTTAAAGAGAGCTTACAGTTTCAAGTTTATGACGCTTCAGGAAAGACAATTCTAACACAGGAAAGGTATTCAAATAGCATTGTAGTTCAATTTGAAAAAATGGGTGTATATATAATAAGATGGAGAGCCAAATCAGGTATTGTTGGAACTCAAAAGGTAATAGTGAAAAAATGA
- a CDS encoding DNA alkylation repair protein, with amino-acid sequence MRWLFFCQNFLLLCVFILKLYAMNVKINSQILVDELSCILFKYKNPNDAYLMEKYMRHNFKFLGIKKPIRTHVTKQWKTNVVKLHTLCIPELVLHMWENDEREFQYVAMDLMSDFINVAPISFINDIERLIVSKSWWDTVDLLASKISGRYFQLYPSKMYSITNKWCMSENIWLNRASLLFQLKYKETADLELLHKYFIHLSHSNDFFVQKAIGWILREYSKTNTAFVRQIINSIDLKPLSIREASKYLQ; translated from the coding sequence ATGAGATGGCTTTTTTTTTGCCAAAATTTTCTGCTGCTTTGTGTATTTATATTAAAGCTGTATGCTATGAATGTTAAAATCAATTCTCAAATCTTAGTTGATGAATTGTCATGTATCTTATTCAAATATAAAAATCCAAATGATGCGTATTTAATGGAGAAATATATGAGACATAATTTTAAGTTTCTCGGTATAAAGAAACCTATAAGAACGCATGTTACGAAGCAGTGGAAAACGAATGTTGTTAAATTACATACACTATGTATTCCTGAACTAGTATTGCATATGTGGGAAAATGATGAAAGAGAATTTCAATATGTAGCCATGGATCTAATGTCTGATTTTATCAATGTTGCACCTATAAGTTTTATTAATGATATAGAACGTTTAATTGTTTCTAAGTCATGGTGGGATACTGTTGATTTATTGGCATCAAAGATTTCTGGAAGGTATTTTCAATTATATCCAAGCAAAATGTATTCTATTACAAATAAATGGTGTATGAGTGAAAATATATGGCTCAATAGAGCATCCTTACTCTTTCAACTTAAATATAAAGAGACAGCTGACTTGGAACTACTGCATAAATATTTCATTCATCTTTCTCATTCAAATGATTTTTTTGTACAAAAAGCAATTGGATGGATTTTGAGAGAGTATTCAAAGACAAATACTGCGTTCGTACGACAAATTATTAATTCAATTGATTTGAAACCATTGAGTATCAGAGAGGCATCAAAATACTTGCAATAG
- a CDS encoding TonB-dependent receptor, which translates to MINRIGIVALVFFVTLGTNCFCSTITPPSDSLTLDTININGHKYQAYNSLNLFRSITQEAKFQTLGDLVSGSGISIRSNGVGQLTLASVRGLYGNQLNLLWEGVNIQSPMNGNFDLSLIPGFLIDKASILQNNHSSMSGNSALSGSIVFGSENVNLGRNQYSAYFSMGSFNSYFGGVDVILSNKNKFSRSRLFYNQSENDYPILGYEQTPFRKRQVNNDFKSFGILQEYSYTFKSNGVLSLKAWLQQTDRGLTETISVPNPRSRQVDDVIRLYSDFVSSGINTYYIKTAFFDEKIVFTDNQFNEYHNHAQTIVMDFSKKWRLGLAGRLTFGINETLNKGIVKEYNGIRFQNLFSGFISYENKYKKLHYTFSLREQLHNAEILLPAPSIEFFSFLTPKMKIRMNSGLSYRVSTFNDLYWTPGGNQALLNETAFKNEIGFDYIQRKLKFNFSIYYNEISNLIVWMDNGSFWEAENLRGARVLGTEINVKTLLIDRRKTQLILGVFASLNHSVYTKTEIGNRDIKGNQLIFIPIEMGNAYADFQFNRFSIGISDNYTGKRFISTDNSSFLNTYNLVDIKTSYKYQHDKSQGEIGFSVNNVFNTPYELFKGRPMQGRSYRVYLILKIN; encoded by the coding sequence ATGATTAATAGAATTGGAATTGTAGCCTTGGTGTTCTTTGTAACACTTGGCACTAACTGTTTTTGTTCTACTATTACACCTCCGTCAGATTCATTGACCCTTGACACAATAAATATTAATGGTCATAAATATCAAGCTTATAATTCATTAAACTTATTTCGAAGTATTACACAAGAAGCTAAGTTTCAAACGCTAGGCGACTTAGTTAGCGGTTCTGGTATTTCAATACGTTCAAATGGGGTTGGTCAGCTAACATTAGCAAGTGTTAGAGGGTTGTATGGTAATCAATTGAATTTACTTTGGGAAGGTGTTAATATACAAAGTCCAATGAATGGAAATTTTGATTTGAGTCTTATTCCGGGGTTCTTAATAGATAAAGCCTCTATACTTCAAAATAACCATAGTAGTATGTCCGGTAATTCTGCGTTAAGTGGAAGTATTGTGTTTGGAAGTGAAAATGTAAACCTTGGACGAAATCAATATTCAGCATACTTTTCAATGGGGTCTTTCAATAGCTATTTTGGAGGTGTTGATGTGATTTTGAGTAATAAAAATAAATTCTCCAGATCGCGTTTGTTCTATAATCAAAGTGAAAATGATTATCCCATTCTTGGGTATGAGCAAACACCATTCAGAAAAAGACAGGTTAATAATGATTTCAAGTCGTTCGGAATATTACAAGAATATTCCTATACATTTAAAAGCAATGGAGTGCTGAGTCTAAAGGCGTGGTTACAACAGACGGATAGAGGTTTAACAGAGACCATTTCGGTACCTAACCCAAGAAGCAGACAGGTTGATGATGTGATTAGGTTGTATTCAGACTTTGTTTCATCAGGTATAAATACATATTATATCAAGACAGCTTTTTTTGATGAAAAAATTGTTTTTACAGATAATCAATTCAATGAATATCATAACCATGCCCAAACAATCGTAATGGATTTCAGCAAGAAATGGAGGTTAGGTCTTGCAGGGAGATTGACTTTTGGAATAAATGAAACACTTAACAAAGGTATTGTTAAAGAATATAATGGTATTAGGTTTCAAAATCTTTTTTCAGGGTTCATCTCGTATGAAAATAAGTATAAAAAGCTTCATTATACTTTCTCACTTAGAGAGCAATTACATAATGCAGAAATACTTCTACCCGCTCCATCCATTGAGTTCTTTAGTTTCTTAACTCCTAAAATGAAGATTAGGATGAACTCAGGGTTGTCATATAGGGTTTCGACTTTTAATGATTTATATTGGACACCTGGTGGCAACCAAGCATTGCTCAATGAGACAGCATTCAAGAATGAAATAGGATTTGATTATATTCAGAGAAAATTAAAATTCAATTTTAGCATCTATTATAATGAAATAAGTAATCTTATTGTATGGATGGATAATGGCAGCTTTTGGGAGGCAGAGAATTTAAGAGGAGCAAGAGTTTTGGGAACAGAAATAAATGTAAAAACCCTCTTAATTGATAGGCGTAAGACTCAATTAATATTGGGTGTGTTTGCAAGTCTAAATCATTCTGTATATACTAAAACAGAAATCGGAAATAGAGATATTAAAGGTAATCAATTAATATTTATACCTATTGAGATGGGAAATGCTTATGCTGATTTTCAATTTAATAGATTCAGTATTGGCATTAGCGATAATTATACCGGTAAAAGGTTTATCTCAACAGATAATAGCAGCTTTCTCAATACATACAATTTAGTTGATATTAAGACAAGCTATAAATATCAGCACGATAAAAGTCAAGGTGAAATAGGATTTTCTGTTAATAACGTTTTTAATACTCCTTATGAACTATTTAAAGGCAGACCGATGCAAGGGAGGAGTTATAGGGTCTATCTAATTTTAAAAATCAATTAA